One window from the genome of Pseudoliparis swirei isolate HS2019 ecotype Mariana Trench chromosome 24, NWPU_hadal_v1, whole genome shotgun sequence encodes:
- the taf5l gene encoding TAF5-like RNA polymerase II p300/CBP-associated factor-associated factor 65 kDa subunit 5L, protein MKRVRTEQIQYAVAQYLKRRQYVDTDGSLKGAKLFQSAEEMAASLTVQTESGSTNVVSAAPCQSDPQQYETQFSRLRSFLSETDISWAKEVSGVLYPLFVYLHLDLVHCGLKGAVDGFYGRFHGAFLQDGEQRATIEQLRHVLTAQDVAANPKLSAFLEHKYVVHLAEPAYVYLLRYLQSEDNSALCRALSTHLQVEVTASRRTDYQLYEAAGGATAANAAAAPNSASSWAGADGVAEGGATAGVEVPAGVPQSEAALETLQDCIKKVREGPPTLTTVCFYAFHHTEQTLNTAEVSADSRLLAAGFDSSAVKLWSLRARKLKAAPRQADVSLIHLACDVLEEEVEEADGSGSELKTLRGHSGPVFRTAFLTDGSGLLSCSEDTTIRYWDLGRFTNTALYRGHAYPVWDVDVSPCSLYFASGSHDRTARLWTFSRTYPLRLYAGHLADVDCVKFHPNSNYLATGSADKTVRLWSTQQGASVRLFTGHRGPVLSLAFSPNGKYLASAGEDQRVKLWDLATGTPFKDLHGHTDGVTSLSFSPDSSLVASASADNSVRVWDIRNSHGGTPAADGSSGELVGLYTGNTSSVLNVQFMACNLLLVTGTAQEKAEQ, encoded by the exons ATGAAGCGGGTTCGCACTGAGCAGATCCAGTACGCGGTGGCTCAGTACCTGAAGCGGAGGCAGTATGTGGACACGGACGGCTCTCTGAAGGGGGCCAAGCTCTTCCAGTCTGCGGAGGAGATGGCTGCCAGTCTCACAG TGCAGACGGAGTCGGGCAGCACCAACGTCGTCTCTGCTGCTCCCTGCCAGTCCGACCCGCAGCAATACGAGACCCAGTTCTCCCGGCTGCGCTCCTTTCTGTCAG AAACGGACATATCCTGGGCGAAGGAAGTGAGCGGCGTCCTCTACCCGCTCTTCGTCTACCTCCACCTGGACCTGGTCCACTGCGGCCTGAAGGGGGCGGTGGACGGCTTCTACGGCCGCTTCCACGGCGCCTTCCTCCAGGACGGCGAGCAGCGCGCCACCATCGAGCAGCTGCGCCACGTCCTCACGGCGCAGGACGTCGCCGCCAACCCCAAGCTGAGCGCCTTCCTGGAGCACAAGTACGTGGTGCACCTGGCGGAGCCGGCCTACGTCTACCTGCTGCGCTACCTGCAGAGCGAGGACAACAGCGCCCTCTGCAGGGCCCTGAGCacacacctgcaggtggaggtcaCGGCCTCCAGGCGCACGGACTACCAGCTGTACGAAGCCGCGGGCGGGGCGACGGCCgccaacgccgccgccgctccgaactccgcctcctcctgggCGGGGGCGGACGGCGTGGCGGAGGGCGGCGCGACGGCGGGGGTGGAGGTCCCCGCCGGGGTCCCTCAGAGCGAGGCGGCCCTGGAGACCCTCCAGGACTGCATCAAGAAGGTCCGCGAGGGGCCGCCCACGCTCACCACCGTGTGCTTCTACGCCTTCCACCACACGGAGCAGACGCTGAACACGGCGGAGGTGTCGGCCGACAGCCGGCTGCTGGCCGCCGGCTTCGACAGCTCCGCCGTGAAGCTGTGGAGCCTCCGCGCCCGGAAGCTGAAGGCCGCGCCGCGCCAGGCCGACGTGTCGCTCATCCACCTGGCCTGCGacgtgctggaggaggag GTGGAGGAAGCCGACGGCTCCGGCAGCGAGCTCAAGACGCTGCGCGGCCACAGCGGCCCGGTGTTCCGCACCGCCTTCCTGACGGACGGCTCCGGCCTGCTCTCCTGCTCCGAGGACACCACCATCCGCTACTGGGACCTGGGCCGCTTCACCAACACGGCGCTGTACCGCGGCCACGCCTACCCGGTGTGGGACGTGGACGTGAGCCCCTGCAGCCTCTACTTCGCCAGCGGCTCGCACGACCGCACGGCGCGCCTCTGGACGTTCTCGCGCACGTACCCGCTGCGCCTCTACGCCGGCCACCTCGCCGACGTCGACTGCGTCAAGTTCCACCCGAACTCCAACTACCTGGCCACGGGCTCCGCGGATAAAACCGTCCGCCTGTGGAGCACCCAGCAGGGGGCGTCGGTCCGCCTCTTCACGGGCCACCGGGGCCCCGTGCTGTCGCTCGCCTTCTCGCCCAACGGGAAGTACTTGGCGTCCGCCGGCGAGGACCAGCGGGTGAAGCTGTGGGACTTGGCGACGGGGACGCCGTTCAAAGACCTGCACGGCCACACGGACGGCGTCACCAGCCTGTCCTTCAGCCCCGACAGCAGCCTGGTGGCGTCGGCGTCCGCGGACAACTCGGTGCGCGTGTGGGACATCCGGAACTCGCACGGCGGGACGCCGGCGGCCGACGGCTCGTCCGGCGAGCTGGTGGGACTGTACACGGGGAACACCAGCAGCGTGCTGAACGTCCAGTTCATGGCGTGCAACCTGCTGCTGGTGACGGGGACCGCGCAAGAGAAAGCGGAACagtag
- the capn9 gene encoding calpain-9, giving the protein MPLQSTLSGRGSGSSKAVDTQSDGRTFDELRHDCLQRGVLFEDPDFPAADSSLYYSQSVPVNIEWKRPKEICENPKFIVGNASRTDICQGQLGDCWLLAAIASLTLKQETLARVVPHNQDFDSRYAGIFHFQFWNHNKWLDVVVDDRLPTVRDKLILVHSASNNEFWSALLEKAYAKMHGSYESLKGGSTMEAMEDFTGGVGENYETKNAPDNLFAIMNKALDRGSMMGCSIDISSSAESEAKTTTGLVKGHAYSITGLEELTVRGQKVQLIRIRNPWGQVEWNGPWSDGSREWSNVGEAEKKRILKKSDDGEFWMEFSDFKRNYDKVEICNMTPDDLNDSTKRHWEVNMFEGKWIRGSTAGGCRNFIDTFWTNPQFKLQLEDADDDDDVCSVVIALMQKNRRKLRKEGMDMETIGFAVYEAPEDEDQLGKDFFRYNASKARSRSYINVREISERFTLPPGKYLLVPTTFQPHHEADFIIRVFSEKKTAAIEMGSNVDADIPEPPPPSAPEDETDEEKGLRRLFEQLAGSDEAISVRELQQMLNGVLSRRKEIKFDGLSLSTCHSIINLMDVDNTGKLEFQEFKVFWEKMKKWIMLFLSFDTDRSGKMSSYELRIALKAAGMKLNNQLLQVIGLRFADDNYDIDFDDYLTCIVRLENMFRAFQVLDQSKRGRVNMNIMQFLMLSMNV; this is encoded by the exons atgcctCTCCAGTCCACACTGTCGGGCCGGGGCTCCGGCTCCAGCAAGGCGGTGGACACGCAGTCGGACGGGAGGACGTTCGACGAGCTGAGGCACGACTGCCTGCAGCGGGGGGTCCTGTTCGAGGACCCGGACTTCCCCGCCGCCGACTCCTCGCTCTACTACAGCCAGAGCGTCCCCGTCAACATTGAATGGAAGAGGCCAAAG GAGATCTGCGAGAACCCGAAGTTCATCGTGGGCAACGCGAGCAGGACGGACATCTGCCAAGGACAGCTTG GCGACTGCTGGCTCCTGGCAGCCATCGCATCCTTGACCCTCAAACAAGAAACCCTGGCCCGAGTCGTGCCCCACAACCAGGACTTTGACAGCAGATACGCCGGCATCTTTCACTTCCAG TTCTGGAATCACAACAAGTGGTTGGACGTGGTGGTGGACGACCGGCTGCCGACGGTCAGGGACAAACTCATCTTGGTTCACTCCGCCTCCAACAACGAGTTCTGGAGCGCCCTGCTGGAGAAAGCCTACGCCAA AATGCACGGCAGCTACGAGTCGCTGAAGGGCGGCAGCACCATGGAGGCCATGGAGGATTTCACCGGCGGCGTCGGTGAAAACTACGAGACCAAGAACGCTCCAGACAACCTGTTCGCCATCATGAATAAGGCCCTGGACCGAGGCTCCATGATGGGCTGCTCCATCGAC ATCTCCAGCTCTGCAGAGTCTGAGGCCAAGACCACCACCGGCCTGGTGAAGGGACACGCGTACTCCATCACCggcctggaggag TTGACGGTCCGAGGTCAGAAGGTCCAGCTGATCCGGATCAGGAACCCCTGGGGTCAGGTCGAGTGGAACGGCCCGTGGAGTGACGG GTCCAGAGAGTGGAGTAATGTTGGGGAAGCAGAAAAAAAACGCATCTTGAAGAAATCAGACGACGGTGAATTCTG GATGGAGTTCAGCGACTTCAAGAGGAACTACGACAAGGTGGAGATCTGCAACATGACCCCGGACGACCTGAACGACAGCACCAAGCGCCACTGGGAGGTCAACATGTTCGAGGGGAAATGGATCCGCGGCTCCACCGCCGGAGGCTGCAGGAACTTCATCG ACACGTTTTGGACGAACCCGCAGTTcaagctgcagctggaggacgccGACGATGATGACGACGTGTGCAGCGTGGTTATCGCTCTGATGCAGAAGAACAGACGGAAACTGAGGAAGGAAGGCATGGACATGGAGACCATCGGCTTCGCAGTGTACGAG GCTCCAGAGGACGAGGACCAGCTGGGAAAAGACTTCTTCCGCTACAACGCGTCCAAAGCGCGCAGCAGGTCGTACATCAACGTGCGCGAAATCTCGGAGCGCTTCACGCTGCCGCCGGGGAAGTACCTGCTGGTGCCCACCACCTTCCAGCCGCACCACGAGGCCGACTTCATCATCCGGGTCTTCTCCGAGAAGAAGACGGCCGCCAT CGAGATGGGCAGCAACGTGGACGCTGACATCCCAGAG ccgccgccgccctccgcCCCGGAGGACGAGACGGATGAGGAGAAAGGCCTGAGGAGGCTGTTCGAGCAGCTCGCCGGCTCG GACGAGGCCATCTCCGTCAGGGAGCTCCAGCAGATGCTGAACGGCGTCCTGAGCAGAC GAAAAGAGATCAAGTTTGACGGCCTGAGTCTGAGCACCTGCCACAGCATCATCAACCTGATGGAC GTGGACAACACGGGGAAGCTGGAGTTCCAGGAGTTCAAGGTCTTCtgggagaagatgaagaagtggaTC ATGCTCTTCTTGTCCTTCGACACCGACCGCTCGGGGAAGATGTCGTCCTACGAGCTGCGCATCGCCCTGAAGGCCGCAG GCATGAAGCTCAACaaccagctgctgcaggtgatCGGCTTGAGGTTCGCCGACGACAATTACGACATCGACTTCGACGACTACCTCACGTGCATCGTGCGCCTGGAGAACATGTTCA GAGCGTTCCAGGTGCTGGACCAGTCCAAAAGAGGACGCGTGAACATGAACATCATGCAg TTCCTGATGCTGTCGATGAACGTGTGA